A genomic window from Camelus ferus isolate YT-003-E chromosome 9, BCGSAC_Cfer_1.0, whole genome shotgun sequence includes:
- the BCAM gene encoding LOW QUALITY PROTEIN: basal cell adhesion molecule (The sequence of the model RefSeq protein was modified relative to this genomic sequence to represent the inferred CDS: deleted 1 base in 1 codon) — protein MEPPDARAGARRASQLLVLTLLLGAQPGAKAEVRLSVPPLVEVMRGDPVTLDCTPSGTHDYFMLEWFLADRSGIRHRLASAELQGSKLQDKVHDSRGRSPPYQLDSRGRLVLAEAQVGDERDYVCVVRAGAAGTAEATARLIVFAKPEDTEVTPNKGILSVMEDTAQEIATCNSRNGNPAPQIMWYRNGQRLEVPMEMNSEGYMTSRTVREASGLQSLTSTLYLRLRKADRDASFHCSAHYRLPTGQHGRLDSPAFHLTLHYPTEHVQFWVGSPSTTAGWVREGDSVQLFCQGDGSPSPEYTFFHLQDKQEVVLKTNLEGNLTLEGVQRSQSGTYGCRVEDYDAAEDAELSKTRELHVAYLDPLELSIGEELSLPLGNSTAVNCSVQGLPTPTLRWTKDSAPLGNDPTLSLRSITFDSAGTYVCEAFMSTVPLLSRTRSFKLLVQGPPELRAEETKPKAEGSWTEGDEVRLTCYARGYPEPKLSWSQLGGSPAEPAPGEQGWVSSSLTLKVTSALSRDGVSCAASNPHGHDQHVFHFGTVAPQTSQAGVAVMAVAVSVGLLLIVVAAFYCMRRKGHPGCCRRREKGSPPPREPELSHSGSERPEQTGLLMGGASGGARHGSGGFGDEC, from the exons ATGGAGCCCCCGGACGCCCGGGCAGGGGCGCGTAGGGCCTCGCAGCTGCTGGTGCTCACGCTCCTGCTGGGGGCGCAGCCAG GTGCCAAGGCTGAGGTGCGCCTGTCTGTGCCCCCCCTGGTGGAGGTGATGAGGGGGGATCCTGTCACTCTGGACTGCACCCCCTCTGGGACTCATGACTATTTCATGCTGGAATGGTTCCTG GCCGACCGCTCTGGGATCCGCCACCGCCTGGCCTCTGCCGAGCTGCAGGGCTCTAAGCTCCAGGACAAGGTGCATGATTCCCGGGGCCGCAGCCCTCCATACCAGCTGGACTCCCGGGGGCGCCTGGTGCTGGCCGAGGCCCAGGTGGGCGACGAGCGGGACTACGTGTGCGTGGTGAGGGCGGGGGCAGCGGGCACCGCCGAGGCCACCGCGCGGCTCATTGTGTTTG CAAAACCAGAGGACACCGAGGTTACCCCCAACAAAGGGATATTGTCTGTGATGGAGGACACTGCCCAAGAG ATTGCCACCTGCAACAGTCGCAACGGGAACCCAGCCCCCCAGATCATGTGGTATCGGAACGGGCAGCGCCTGGAAGTGCCCATGGAGATGAACTCCG agGGCTACATGACCAGCCGCACAGTCCGGGAGGCCTCGGGCCTGCAGTCCCTCACCAGCACCCTCTACCTGCGCCTCCGCAAGGCCGACCGGGACGCCAGCTTCCACTGCTCCGCGCACTACCGCCTGCCCACGGGCCAGCACGGCCGCCTGGACAGCCCGGCCTTCCACCTGACCCTGCACT ATCCCACGGAGCACGTGCAGTTCTGGGTGGGCAGCCCGTCCACAACAGCGGGCTGGGTACGTGAGGGTGACTCTGTCCAGCTGTTCTGCCAGGGGGAcggcagccccagcccagagtACACGTTTTTCCACCTTCAG GACAAGCAGGAGGTTGTGCTGAAAACAAATCTGGAGGGGAACTTGACCCTGGAGGGGGTACAGCGGAGCCAGAGTGGGACCTACGGCTGCAGGGTGGAGGACTACGACGCTGCTGAGGATGCGGAGCTCTCCAAAACCCGGGAGCTGCACGTGGCCT ACCTGGACCCGCTGGAGCTCAGCATTGGAGAAGAGCTTTCCCTGCCTCTGGGCAACAGCACAGCCGTGAATTGCTCCGTGCAAGGCctgcccaccccaaccctgcGCTGGACCAAG GACTCGGCACCCCTGGGGAATGACCCCACGCTCTCCCTCCGCTCCATCACCTTCGATTCCGCTGGCACCTACGTATGCGAGGCCTTCATGTCCACTGTCCCCCTTCTTAGTCGCACCCGGAGCTTCAAGCTGCTGGTCCAAG GGCCACCAGAGTTAAGGGCAGAGGAGACAAAGCCTAAAGCAGAGGGCAGCTGGACAGAAGGAGACGAAGTCAGGCTGACCTGCTATGCCCGCGGCTACCCAGAGCCCAAACTCAGCTGGAGCCAACTGGGCGGCAGC CCAGCAGAGCCGGCCCCcggagagcagggctgggtgaGCAGCTCCCTGACCCTGAAGGTGACCAGTGCCCTGAGCCGA GATGGCGTCTCCTGTGCGGCCTCCAACCCCCACGGGCACGACCAGCACGTCTTCCACTTCGGCACTG TGGCCCCCCAGACCTCCCAGGCTGGAGTGGCGGTCATGGCTGTGGCTGTCAGCGTGGGCCTCCTGCTCATCGTCGTTGCCGCCTTCTACTGCATGAGACGCAAGGGCCACCCTGGCTGCTGCCGGCGCAGGGAGAAGGGGTCTCC GCCACCCAGGGAACCAGAGCTGAGCCACTCAGGGTCAGAGCGGCCAGAGCAGACGGGCCTTCTCATGGGAGGTGCCTCTGGAGGAGCCCGGCATGGGAGCGGTGGCTTCGGAGATGAG TGCTGA
- the CBLC gene encoding E3 ubiquitin-protein ligase CBL-C isoform X4: MAVAALRGWQRGESRAFGRAVKLLQRLEEQCRDLRLSSSPPSLRDLLPRTAELLREVAQAQRAAGGGGPEGPGGAVDFLAVYLANLEAKSRQVVALLPPRGRKTAADELFREGSRLRRQLAKLALIFSHMHEELSALFPGGKYCGNTYQLTKIPAHTFWRKHCGARCVLPWAEFEALLCICHPVEPGSTALALRSTIDLTCSGHVSIFEFDVFTRLFQPWPTLLKNWQLLAVNHPGYMAFLTYDEVRARLQACRDKPGSYIFRPSCTRLGQWAIGYVSSDGSILQTIPLNKPLFQALLEGQKEGFYLYPDGKNHNPDLTELYQMETYQRIHVSEEQLQLYWAMDSTFELCKICAESNKDVKIEPCGHLLCGRCLAAWQQSDSQTCPFCRCEIKGQEAVSIHQSQGRPEDTSAAAEDSGDSSDGEDGEEELEQGATSAPPLPPRLDLFPRNPSSKCQLKVDTKMCCSREPQGLKGFLKRK, from the exons ATGGCTGTGGCGGCCCTTCGGGGATGGCAAAGGGGAGAATCCCGCGCGTTCGGCCGGGCGGTGAAGCTCCTGCAGCGCCTGGAAGAGCAATGCCGGGACCTCCGGCTCTCCTCCAGCCCCCCGTCGCTGCGGGACCTGCTGCCCCGCACCGCGGAGCTGCTGCGCGAGGTGGCGCAGGCACAGAGGGCGGCCGGCGGGGGCGGCCCCGAGGGCCCCGGTGGTGCGGTGGACTTTCTCGCGGTCTATCTTGCTAACCTGGAGGCCAAGAGCCGGCAGGTGGTGGCACTGCTGCCACCCCGGGGCCGAAAGACTGCCGCCGACGAGCTCTTCCGGGAGGGCTCCAGACTCAG GCGACAGCTGGCCAAGCTGGCCCTCATCTTCAGCCATATGCATGAGGAGCTGAGCGCGCTCTTCCCCGGAGGAAAGTACTGTGGAAACACGTACCAGCTCACCAAGATCCCAGCCCACACTTTCTGGAGGAAGCACTGCGGAGCCCG GTGTGTGCTGCCCTGGGCTGAGTTTGAGGCACTCCTGTGTATCTGCCACCCCGTGGAGCCAGGCTCCACCGCTCTGGCCTTGCGCTCCACCATCGACCTCACCTGCAGCGGTCATGTGTCCATCTTCGAGTTTGACGTCTTCACCAGACTCTTTCAG CCATGGCCAACACTCCTCAAGAACTGGCAGCTGCTGGCAGTCAACCACCCGGGCTACATGGCCTTCCTCACATATGACGAAGTCCGAGCACGTCTACAGGCCTGCAGAGACAAGCCAGGCAG CTATATCTTCCGGCCTAGTTGCACTCGCCTGGGACAGTGGGCCATCGGATATGTGAGCTCAGATGGCAGTATCCTGCAGACCATCCCTCTCAACAAACCCCTGTTCCAGGCACTCCTGGAAGGACAAAAGGAAGGCTT ctACCTCTACCCAGATGGGAAGAACCACAACCCAGACCTGACTGAACTCTACCAGATGGAAACCTATCAGCGCATCCACGTGTCAGAG GAGCAGCTGCAGCTGTACTGGGCCATGGACTCCACGTTTGAGCTCTGCAAGATCTGTGCCGAGAGCAACAAGGACGTGAAGATTGAGCCGTGCGGGCACCTGCTCTGTGGCCGCTGTCTGGCTGCCTGGCAG CAATCAGACAGCCAGACCTGCCCCTTCTGCCGCTGCGAGATTAAGGGCCAAGAGGCTGTGAGTATCCATCAATCCCAAGGGAGGCCAGAGGACACCAGTGCCGCTGCTGAGGACTCAGGGGACAGCAGTgatggggaagatggggaggaggagctggagcag GGGGCCAcctcagctcctcctctgccccctcggCTGGATCTGTTCCCCAGGAATCCCAGCAGCAAATGCCAGCTGAAGGTG GACACCAAGATGTGCTGCTCAAGGGAGCCCCAGGGGCTGAAGGGGTTTCTCAAGCGGAAATAA
- the CBLC gene encoding E3 ubiquitin-protein ligase CBL-C isoform X2, producing MAVAALRGWQRGESRAFGRAVKLLQRLEEQCRDLRLSSSPPSLRDLLPRTAELLREVAQAQRAAGGGGPEGPGGAVDFLAVYLANLEAKSRQVVALLPPRGRKTAADELFREGSRLRRQLAKLALIFSHMHEELSALFPGGKYCGNTYQLTKIPAHTFWRKHCGARCVLPWAEFEALLCICHPVEPGSTALALRSTIDLTCSGHVSIFEFDVFTRLFQPWPTLLKNWQLLAVNHPGYMAFLTYDEVRARLQACRDKPGSYIFRPSCTRLGQWAIGYVSSDGSILQTIPLNKPLFQALLEGQKEGFYLYPDGKNHNPDLTELYQMETYQRIHVSEEQLQLYWAMDSTFELCKICAESNKDVKIEPCGHLLCGRCLAAWQQSDSQTCPFCRCEIKGQEAVSIHQSQGRPEDTSAAAEDSGDSSDGEDGEEELEQGATSAPPLPPRLDLFPRNPSSKCQLKVATLALPRLRAPRTLPRIWTVASAPWEVTSSPQAREGARETPRCAAQGSPRG from the exons ATGGCTGTGGCGGCCCTTCGGGGATGGCAAAGGGGAGAATCCCGCGCGTTCGGCCGGGCGGTGAAGCTCCTGCAGCGCCTGGAAGAGCAATGCCGGGACCTCCGGCTCTCCTCCAGCCCCCCGTCGCTGCGGGACCTGCTGCCCCGCACCGCGGAGCTGCTGCGCGAGGTGGCGCAGGCACAGAGGGCGGCCGGCGGGGGCGGCCCCGAGGGCCCCGGTGGTGCGGTGGACTTTCTCGCGGTCTATCTTGCTAACCTGGAGGCCAAGAGCCGGCAGGTGGTGGCACTGCTGCCACCCCGGGGCCGAAAGACTGCCGCCGACGAGCTCTTCCGGGAGGGCTCCAGACTCAG GCGACAGCTGGCCAAGCTGGCCCTCATCTTCAGCCATATGCATGAGGAGCTGAGCGCGCTCTTCCCCGGAGGAAAGTACTGTGGAAACACGTACCAGCTCACCAAGATCCCAGCCCACACTTTCTGGAGGAAGCACTGCGGAGCCCG GTGTGTGCTGCCCTGGGCTGAGTTTGAGGCACTCCTGTGTATCTGCCACCCCGTGGAGCCAGGCTCCACCGCTCTGGCCTTGCGCTCCACCATCGACCTCACCTGCAGCGGTCATGTGTCCATCTTCGAGTTTGACGTCTTCACCAGACTCTTTCAG CCATGGCCAACACTCCTCAAGAACTGGCAGCTGCTGGCAGTCAACCACCCGGGCTACATGGCCTTCCTCACATATGACGAAGTCCGAGCACGTCTACAGGCCTGCAGAGACAAGCCAGGCAG CTATATCTTCCGGCCTAGTTGCACTCGCCTGGGACAGTGGGCCATCGGATATGTGAGCTCAGATGGCAGTATCCTGCAGACCATCCCTCTCAACAAACCCCTGTTCCAGGCACTCCTGGAAGGACAAAAGGAAGGCTT ctACCTCTACCCAGATGGGAAGAACCACAACCCAGACCTGACTGAACTCTACCAGATGGAAACCTATCAGCGCATCCACGTGTCAGAG GAGCAGCTGCAGCTGTACTGGGCCATGGACTCCACGTTTGAGCTCTGCAAGATCTGTGCCGAGAGCAACAAGGACGTGAAGATTGAGCCGTGCGGGCACCTGCTCTGTGGCCGCTGTCTGGCTGCCTGGCAG CAATCAGACAGCCAGACCTGCCCCTTCTGCCGCTGCGAGATTAAGGGCCAAGAGGCTGTGAGTATCCATCAATCCCAAGGGAGGCCAGAGGACACCAGTGCCGCTGCTGAGGACTCAGGGGACAGCAGTgatggggaagatggggaggaggagctggagcag GGGGCCAcctcagctcctcctctgccccctcggCTGGATCTGTTCCCCAGGAATCCCAGCAGCAAATGCCAGCTGAAGGTG GCGACTCTGGCCCTCCCCAGACTTCGGGCCCCTCGTACCTTGCCAAGAATTTGGACTGTGGCCTCAGCCCCATGGGAAGtcacctccagcccccaggccagggagggagcTAGAGA GACACCAAGATGTGCTGCTCAAGGGAGCCCCAGGGGCTGA
- the CBLC gene encoding E3 ubiquitin-protein ligase CBL-C isoform X3, with protein sequence MAVAALRGWQRGESRAFGRAVKLLQRLEEQCRDLRLSSSPPSLRDLLPRTAELLREVAQAQRAAGGGGPEGPGGAVDFLAVYLANLEAKSRQVVALLPPRGRKTAADELFREGSRLRRQLAKLALIFSHMHEELSALFPGGKYCGNTYQLTKIPAHTFWRKHCGARCVLPWAEFEALLCICHPVEPGSTALALRSTIDLTCSGHVSIFEFDVFTRLFQPWPTLLKNWQLLAVNHPGYMAFLTYDEVRARLQACRDKPGSYIFRPSCTRLGQWAIGYVSSDGSILQTIPLNKPLFQALLEGQKEGFYLYPDGKNHNPDLTELYQMETYQRIHVSEEQLQLYWAMDSTFELCKICAESNKDVKIEPCGHLLCGRCLAAWQQSDSQTCPFCRCEIKGQEAVSIHQSQGRPEDTSAAAEDSGDSSDGEDGEEELEQGATSAPPLPPRLDLFPRNPSSKCQLKVATLALPRLRAPRTLPRIWTVASAPWEVTSSPQAREGARENS encoded by the exons ATGGCTGTGGCGGCCCTTCGGGGATGGCAAAGGGGAGAATCCCGCGCGTTCGGCCGGGCGGTGAAGCTCCTGCAGCGCCTGGAAGAGCAATGCCGGGACCTCCGGCTCTCCTCCAGCCCCCCGTCGCTGCGGGACCTGCTGCCCCGCACCGCGGAGCTGCTGCGCGAGGTGGCGCAGGCACAGAGGGCGGCCGGCGGGGGCGGCCCCGAGGGCCCCGGTGGTGCGGTGGACTTTCTCGCGGTCTATCTTGCTAACCTGGAGGCCAAGAGCCGGCAGGTGGTGGCACTGCTGCCACCCCGGGGCCGAAAGACTGCCGCCGACGAGCTCTTCCGGGAGGGCTCCAGACTCAG GCGACAGCTGGCCAAGCTGGCCCTCATCTTCAGCCATATGCATGAGGAGCTGAGCGCGCTCTTCCCCGGAGGAAAGTACTGTGGAAACACGTACCAGCTCACCAAGATCCCAGCCCACACTTTCTGGAGGAAGCACTGCGGAGCCCG GTGTGTGCTGCCCTGGGCTGAGTTTGAGGCACTCCTGTGTATCTGCCACCCCGTGGAGCCAGGCTCCACCGCTCTGGCCTTGCGCTCCACCATCGACCTCACCTGCAGCGGTCATGTGTCCATCTTCGAGTTTGACGTCTTCACCAGACTCTTTCAG CCATGGCCAACACTCCTCAAGAACTGGCAGCTGCTGGCAGTCAACCACCCGGGCTACATGGCCTTCCTCACATATGACGAAGTCCGAGCACGTCTACAGGCCTGCAGAGACAAGCCAGGCAG CTATATCTTCCGGCCTAGTTGCACTCGCCTGGGACAGTGGGCCATCGGATATGTGAGCTCAGATGGCAGTATCCTGCAGACCATCCCTCTCAACAAACCCCTGTTCCAGGCACTCCTGGAAGGACAAAAGGAAGGCTT ctACCTCTACCCAGATGGGAAGAACCACAACCCAGACCTGACTGAACTCTACCAGATGGAAACCTATCAGCGCATCCACGTGTCAGAG GAGCAGCTGCAGCTGTACTGGGCCATGGACTCCACGTTTGAGCTCTGCAAGATCTGTGCCGAGAGCAACAAGGACGTGAAGATTGAGCCGTGCGGGCACCTGCTCTGTGGCCGCTGTCTGGCTGCCTGGCAG CAATCAGACAGCCAGACCTGCCCCTTCTGCCGCTGCGAGATTAAGGGCCAAGAGGCTGTGAGTATCCATCAATCCCAAGGGAGGCCAGAGGACACCAGTGCCGCTGCTGAGGACTCAGGGGACAGCAGTgatggggaagatggggaggaggagctggagcag GGGGCCAcctcagctcctcctctgccccctcggCTGGATCTGTTCCCCAGGAATCCCAGCAGCAAATGCCAGCTGAAGGTG GCGACTCTGGCCCTCCCCAGACTTCGGGCCCCTCGTACCTTGCCAAGAATTTGGACTGTGGCCTCAGCCCCATGGGAAGtcacctccagcccccaggccagggagggagcTAGAGA AAACTCCTAA
- the CBLC gene encoding E3 ubiquitin-protein ligase CBL-C isoform X5: MAVAALRGWQRGESRAFGRAVKLLQRLEEQCRDLRLSSSPPSLRDLLPRTAELLREVAQAQRAAGGGGPEGPGGAVDFLAVYLANLEAKSRQVVALLPPRGRKTAADELFREGSRLRRQLAKLALIFSHMHEELSALFPGGKYCGNTYQLTKIPAHTFWRKHCGARYIFRPSCTRLGQWAIGYVSSDGSILQTIPLNKPLFQALLEGQKEGFYLYPDGKNHNPDLTELYQMETYQRIHVSEEQLQLYWAMDSTFELCKICAESNKDVKIEPCGHLLCGRCLAAWQQSDSQTCPFCRCEIKGQEAVSIHQSQGRPEDTSAAAEDSGDSSDGEDGEEELEQGATSAPPLPPRLDLFPRNPSSKCQLKVRGPLKLRDVKVSQLKGDSGPPQTSGPSYLAKNLDCGLSPMGSHLQPPGQGGS; encoded by the exons ATGGCTGTGGCGGCCCTTCGGGGATGGCAAAGGGGAGAATCCCGCGCGTTCGGCCGGGCGGTGAAGCTCCTGCAGCGCCTGGAAGAGCAATGCCGGGACCTCCGGCTCTCCTCCAGCCCCCCGTCGCTGCGGGACCTGCTGCCCCGCACCGCGGAGCTGCTGCGCGAGGTGGCGCAGGCACAGAGGGCGGCCGGCGGGGGCGGCCCCGAGGGCCCCGGTGGTGCGGTGGACTTTCTCGCGGTCTATCTTGCTAACCTGGAGGCCAAGAGCCGGCAGGTGGTGGCACTGCTGCCACCCCGGGGCCGAAAGACTGCCGCCGACGAGCTCTTCCGGGAGGGCTCCAGACTCAG GCGACAGCTGGCCAAGCTGGCCCTCATCTTCAGCCATATGCATGAGGAGCTGAGCGCGCTCTTCCCCGGAGGAAAGTACTGTGGAAACACGTACCAGCTCACCAAGATCCCAGCCCACACTTTCTGGAGGAAGCACTGCGGAGCCCG CTATATCTTCCGGCCTAGTTGCACTCGCCTGGGACAGTGGGCCATCGGATATGTGAGCTCAGATGGCAGTATCCTGCAGACCATCCCTCTCAACAAACCCCTGTTCCAGGCACTCCTGGAAGGACAAAAGGAAGGCTT ctACCTCTACCCAGATGGGAAGAACCACAACCCAGACCTGACTGAACTCTACCAGATGGAAACCTATCAGCGCATCCACGTGTCAGAG GAGCAGCTGCAGCTGTACTGGGCCATGGACTCCACGTTTGAGCTCTGCAAGATCTGTGCCGAGAGCAACAAGGACGTGAAGATTGAGCCGTGCGGGCACCTGCTCTGTGGCCGCTGTCTGGCTGCCTGGCAG CAATCAGACAGCCAGACCTGCCCCTTCTGCCGCTGCGAGATTAAGGGCCAAGAGGCTGTGAGTATCCATCAATCCCAAGGGAGGCCAGAGGACACCAGTGCCGCTGCTGAGGACTCAGGGGACAGCAGTgatggggaagatggggaggaggagctggagcag GGGGCCAcctcagctcctcctctgccccctcggCTGGATCTGTTCCCCAGGAATCCCAGCAGCAAATGCCAGCTGAAGGTG AGGGGTCCACTGAAGCTCCGGGATGTGAAGGTCTCCCAGCTCAAAG GCGACTCTGGCCCTCCCCAGACTTCGGGCCCCTCGTACCTTGCCAAGAATTTGGACTGTGGCCTCAGCCCCATGGGAAGtcacctccagcccccaggccagggagggagcTAG
- the CBLC gene encoding E3 ubiquitin-protein ligase CBL-C isoform X1, whose product MAVAALRGWQRGESRAFGRAVKLLQRLEEQCRDLRLSSSPPSLRDLLPRTAELLREVAQAQRAAGGGGPEGPGGAVDFLAVYLANLEAKSRQVVALLPPRGRKTAADELFREGSRLRRQLAKLALIFSHMHEELSALFPGGKYCGNTYQLTKIPAHTFWRKHCGARCVLPWAEFEALLCICHPVEPGSTALALRSTIDLTCSGHVSIFEFDVFTRLFQPWPTLLKNWQLLAVNHPGYMAFLTYDEVRARLQACRDKPGSYIFRPSCTRLGQWAIGYVSSDGSILQTIPLNKPLFQALLEGQKEGFYLYPDGKNHNPDLTELYQMETYQRIHVSEEQLQLYWAMDSTFELCKICAESNKDVKIEPCGHLLCGRCLAAWQQSDSQTCPFCRCEIKGQEAVSIHQSQGRPEDTSAAAEDSGDSSDGEDGEEELEQGATSAPPLPPRLDLFPRNPSSKCQLKVRGPLKLRDVKVSQLKGDSGPPQTSGPSYLAKNLDCGLSPMGSHLQPPGQGGS is encoded by the exons ATGGCTGTGGCGGCCCTTCGGGGATGGCAAAGGGGAGAATCCCGCGCGTTCGGCCGGGCGGTGAAGCTCCTGCAGCGCCTGGAAGAGCAATGCCGGGACCTCCGGCTCTCCTCCAGCCCCCCGTCGCTGCGGGACCTGCTGCCCCGCACCGCGGAGCTGCTGCGCGAGGTGGCGCAGGCACAGAGGGCGGCCGGCGGGGGCGGCCCCGAGGGCCCCGGTGGTGCGGTGGACTTTCTCGCGGTCTATCTTGCTAACCTGGAGGCCAAGAGCCGGCAGGTGGTGGCACTGCTGCCACCCCGGGGCCGAAAGACTGCCGCCGACGAGCTCTTCCGGGAGGGCTCCAGACTCAG GCGACAGCTGGCCAAGCTGGCCCTCATCTTCAGCCATATGCATGAGGAGCTGAGCGCGCTCTTCCCCGGAGGAAAGTACTGTGGAAACACGTACCAGCTCACCAAGATCCCAGCCCACACTTTCTGGAGGAAGCACTGCGGAGCCCG GTGTGTGCTGCCCTGGGCTGAGTTTGAGGCACTCCTGTGTATCTGCCACCCCGTGGAGCCAGGCTCCACCGCTCTGGCCTTGCGCTCCACCATCGACCTCACCTGCAGCGGTCATGTGTCCATCTTCGAGTTTGACGTCTTCACCAGACTCTTTCAG CCATGGCCAACACTCCTCAAGAACTGGCAGCTGCTGGCAGTCAACCACCCGGGCTACATGGCCTTCCTCACATATGACGAAGTCCGAGCACGTCTACAGGCCTGCAGAGACAAGCCAGGCAG CTATATCTTCCGGCCTAGTTGCACTCGCCTGGGACAGTGGGCCATCGGATATGTGAGCTCAGATGGCAGTATCCTGCAGACCATCCCTCTCAACAAACCCCTGTTCCAGGCACTCCTGGAAGGACAAAAGGAAGGCTT ctACCTCTACCCAGATGGGAAGAACCACAACCCAGACCTGACTGAACTCTACCAGATGGAAACCTATCAGCGCATCCACGTGTCAGAG GAGCAGCTGCAGCTGTACTGGGCCATGGACTCCACGTTTGAGCTCTGCAAGATCTGTGCCGAGAGCAACAAGGACGTGAAGATTGAGCCGTGCGGGCACCTGCTCTGTGGCCGCTGTCTGGCTGCCTGGCAG CAATCAGACAGCCAGACCTGCCCCTTCTGCCGCTGCGAGATTAAGGGCCAAGAGGCTGTGAGTATCCATCAATCCCAAGGGAGGCCAGAGGACACCAGTGCCGCTGCTGAGGACTCAGGGGACAGCAGTgatggggaagatggggaggaggagctggagcag GGGGCCAcctcagctcctcctctgccccctcggCTGGATCTGTTCCCCAGGAATCCCAGCAGCAAATGCCAGCTGAAGGTG AGGGGTCCACTGAAGCTCCGGGATGTGAAGGTCTCCCAGCTCAAAG GCGACTCTGGCCCTCCCCAGACTTCGGGCCCCTCGTACCTTGCCAAGAATTTGGACTGTGGCCTCAGCCCCATGGGAAGtcacctccagcccccaggccagggagggagcTAG